A genomic window from Candidatus Bathyarchaeota archaeon includes:
- a CDS encoding ribbon-helix-helix protein, CopG family, with protein sequence MSRIPIISISVPEKLLQRVETSIKDEGFANRSEIVRQALRTFLTDSKSLKELEGEITASITIIYSRDTTKGQISEIQHSFGNIISTFLHAHIDEEHCLEVIVVKGEAKIIRKLVEAFRTNEQINQLKVSILKTQKKQ encoded by the coding sequence GTGTCAAGAATTCCAATAATCAGCATATCGGTCCCCGAGAAACTTTTACAAAGAGTTGAAACATCAATAAAAGACGAAGGCTTCGCAAACCGTTCAGAAATAGTCAGGCAAGCATTACGAACATTCCTTACAGACAGCAAAAGCCTCAAAGAACTTGAAGGCGAAATCACTGCTTCAATAACAATAATTTACAGCAGAGACACAACAAAAGGGCAAATATCGGAAATACAGCACAGTTTTGGAAACATAATATCAACCTTCCTTCACGCCCACATCGATGAAGAGCATTGCCTCGAAGTGATCGTGGTAAAAGGAGAAGCAAAAATAATTAGAAAACTAGTAGAAGCATTTCGCACTAATGAGCAAATCAATCAACTCAAAGTATCCATACTAAAGACGCAAAAAAAGCAATAA
- the glnA gene encoding type I glutamate--ammonia ligase: MDAITKAKETLKKNKIRWVHTAFVDIRGLMQDVVIPARHFTEGQALTAGIGFDGSSVRGFKAINESDMILKPAADTLSIIPWTTDEKQKSAIILGDVYEAFGGNQPSVVDPRGYVAKNAVKAAEAMGYTGFFGPELEYFVFKSIDPTTLVWDMWVSPKGGSGDSWGAPRVVPVSPETTPGCQVLRPKEAYFRPPPEDTTVEYRNEVASILEENFDTEIEMHHHEVATAGQIEIDFKYGELVKTADRTLLYKFVAKNIAKQHGLIATFMPKPVYLDNASGMHVHASLWSGNTNVMYDETDEYAEMSQTGRYFIGGLLDHARAITAVTCPTVNSYKRLVPGFEAPIFIMWSRRNRSAMIRVPVYFKGPEHAAAKRAELRSADPSCNSYLALAVILMAGLDGIKKKTEPGDPVDEDVYELPTERRKALGIQELPTTLKDALEAMKSDEVVLKALGSHIFDAFIDYKTNDWNQFCLYVTPWEIMKYLDY; encoded by the coding sequence ATGGATGCTATTACCAAAGCAAAAGAAACCCTGAAAAAAAACAAAATTCGATGGGTACACACCGCTTTTGTTGATATCCGAGGCCTAATGCAAGACGTAGTTATACCAGCACGCCACTTCACTGAAGGTCAAGCCCTGACAGCAGGCATAGGCTTTGACGGTTCATCTGTACGAGGATTCAAAGCCATAAACGAGTCAGACATGATCCTTAAACCCGCTGCAGACACCCTTTCTATTATTCCATGGACAACAGACGAAAAACAAAAAAGCGCAATAATCCTAGGAGACGTCTACGAAGCATTCGGAGGCAACCAACCCTCAGTTGTAGACCCCCGAGGATATGTAGCAAAAAATGCAGTAAAAGCCGCAGAAGCTATGGGATACACTGGCTTTTTTGGTCCAGAACTAGAATATTTCGTTTTCAAATCAATTGATCCAACCACCCTTGTCTGGGACATGTGGGTAAGCCCAAAAGGTGGCTCAGGAGACTCATGGGGAGCACCACGAGTAGTTCCAGTATCTCCCGAAACCACGCCAGGATGCCAAGTGCTGCGACCCAAGGAAGCATACTTCCGACCTCCACCTGAAGACACTACAGTTGAATACCGTAATGAAGTTGCATCAATACTTGAAGAAAACTTTGACACTGAAATTGAAATGCACCACCACGAAGTCGCTACGGCTGGACAAATTGAAATTGACTTCAAATATGGGGAATTAGTGAAAACAGCTGACCGAACTCTCCTTTACAAGTTTGTTGCCAAAAACATTGCAAAACAACATGGTTTAATTGCAACTTTCATGCCCAAACCAGTTTACCTTGACAACGCAAGCGGCATGCATGTTCATGCTTCCTTATGGAGCGGAAATACTAACGTCATGTATGACGAAACCGATGAATATGCAGAAATGAGCCAAACAGGCAGATACTTCATCGGAGGCTTGCTTGACCATGCTCGAGCAATAACTGCAGTCACTTGTCCTACAGTTAACTCTTACAAACGACTTGTTCCAGGATTTGAAGCCCCAATTTTCATTATGTGGTCTCGCCGAAACAGGTCAGCAATGATTCGTGTTCCAGTATACTTCAAAGGCCCTGAACATGCAGCAGCCAAACGAGCAGAATTACGTTCCGCGGATCCATCATGCAACTCATACTTGGCATTGGCAGTTATCTTAATGGCAGGACTTGACGGCATAAAAAAGAAAACTGAACCCGGAGACCCAGTCGACGAAGACGTTTACGAATTACCCACTGAACGTCGAAAAGCCCTTGGAATTCAAGAATTACCAACAACCTTGAAAGATGCATTGGAAGCAATGAAAAGTGACGAAGTAGTCTTGAAGGCTCTTGGCAGCCACATATTCGATGCATTCATCGACTACAAGACAAATGACTGGAACCAGTTCTGTTTGTATGTAACCCCATGGGAAATAATGAAATATCTAGACTATTAA
- a CDS encoding Lrp/AsnC family transcriptional regulator yields the protein MNTKKYNLVHKQSFNEEEQKLDNDSHHKVDEVDRKIIRLLQEDARKSFNKIADSLGIAVGTAYNRVKNLEDSGILKGYTILLDSARLGYGLTSLILIQADGSYLPEVEKQLAALDEVICIYDITGDYDVAVVARFKDRGALNNFIKSALKMPHVSKTVTNVVLNVVKEDFRVKV from the coding sequence ATGAATACAAAAAAATATAATTTGGTTCATAAACAATCATTCAATGAGGAGGAACAAAAACTGGATAACGATTCCCATCATAAAGTGGATGAAGTCGACAGAAAAATAATACGTTTACTGCAAGAAGATGCAAGAAAAAGCTTCAACAAAATCGCTGACAGCCTAGGCATTGCTGTTGGAACAGCATATAATCGCGTAAAGAACCTAGAAGACAGCGGGATTCTCAAAGGTTACACCATACTTTTAGATTCTGCTCGGCTTGGTTATGGTTTAACATCCCTTATTCTCATTCAAGCTGATGGCAGTTATCTTCCTGAGGTTGAAAAACAGCTAGCAGCCCTAGACGAAGTAATCTGCATTTATGACATAACCGGAGACTACGACGTAGCAGTTGTTGCCCGATTCAAAGACCGCGGTGCATTAAACAACTTCATCAAATCAGCATTGAAGATGCCCCATGTCAGCAAAACTGTAACAAACGTTGTGCTTAACGTAGTAAAAGAAGACTTCAGAGTTAAAGTATAA
- a CDS encoding Lrp/AsnC ligand binding domain-containing protein, whose amino-acid sequence MKAYLLIDTRPGTSEDVVKAIKMRFENVLHVDSVYGRHDVVAVLEAPNLEALNEFVYKVIEKDPNIVHTETAITLF is encoded by the coding sequence ATGAAAGCGTATCTATTAATCGATACACGACCTGGAACATCCGAGGATGTAGTCAAAGCCATTAAAATGCGATTCGAAAACGTTCTGCATGTTGACTCAGTATATGGACGCCACGACGTTGTTGCCGTCTTAGAAGCACCAAACCTAGAAGCCCTCAACGAATTCGTATACAAAGTAATCGAAAAAGACCCCAACATCGTCCACACCGAAACTGCGATTACACTCTTCTAA
- a CDS encoding metal ABC transporter permease: MNELLEIFRLFEFQFFQNALLGGTITALACAWVGLFLILRKESMIGDGIAHTAFGGIALGLFLGINPILSALLVSVLAVLGISYMRRKGLAQSDSAIAVMLAVGFSTGLIIISLAGGFNVELFSFLFGSILTIDRTDLIIVSILGLTTIIVLGIFHKELLAMTFDEQSARLMGIPVRPLSMAFNLLVAITIVLSIKVIGVILVVALLVLPGLSALQLNLSFKATTLAAVIFGIVSMTAGILLSAIYSVATSGIIVFTAAGIFIFTAIYKKLE; encoded by the coding sequence ATGAATGAACTACTTGAAATTTTCAGGCTTTTCGAGTTCCAGTTCTTCCAAAATGCATTACTGGGCGGAACAATAACTGCTTTGGCTTGCGCATGGGTAGGACTTTTCTTAATTCTACGAAAAGAATCCATGATAGGGGACGGAATTGCCCACACTGCCTTTGGAGGCATCGCTTTAGGCCTGTTTTTGGGAATTAACCCTATTTTGTCGGCATTGCTTGTTTCAGTATTAGCAGTTTTGGGAATATCGTACATGAGACGAAAGGGCCTTGCGCAGTCTGACTCAGCAATAGCAGTAATGTTAGCTGTTGGGTTTTCCACCGGTTTGATTATAATTAGCTTGGCAGGAGGTTTCAACGTAGAACTTTTCAGTTTCCTGTTTGGCTCGATCTTAACCATTGACCGAACCGACTTGATTATTGTCTCGATTCTTGGACTGACCACAATAATTGTTCTTGGAATATTCCATAAAGAATTGTTGGCCATGACCTTTGACGAACAAAGCGCCCGACTGATGGGAATTCCTGTACGTCCACTATCGATGGCATTTAATCTGCTAGTAGCAATTACGATTGTGCTCTCAATCAAAGTGATAGGCGTAATTCTGGTAGTCGCGCTCTTAGTATTGCCTGGGCTTTCTGCACTTCAACTAAACCTTTCTTTCAAAGCAACAACCCTTGCTGCTGTAATCTTCGGAATAGTCAGCATGACTGCTGGAATACTTTTATCAGCAATCTACAGCGTAGCAACAAGCGGAATAATCGTTTTCACGGCAGCAGGTATATTCATTTTTACTGCAATCTACAAAAAATTAGAATAA
- a CDS encoding ABC transporter ATP-binding protein, with amino-acid sequence MNKNTPVLEVSGLNISRANSLVIEDAKFTIHKGDYVGIVGPNGGGKTTLLLALLNSMPKTKGNIQLFGQNIESFSHWEKVAYVPQHAVNFDSQFPLTVKELVSLGRVNRKNLGRPLNKSDWDSVNEALEFMGITHVKNRRIGQLSGGQKQRVFVAKALVRNPEIILLDEPIVGVDTKTQEKFFKKLSDLNLKKNITILLVTHDLTAVFCRMTKVMCINKHVNIAEITKNLKPEEVLRTVYGEHFHFVFHKHECEMDSGDE; translated from the coding sequence ATGAACAAAAACACTCCAGTGCTGGAAGTTTCTGGACTTAATATATCCCGAGCAAATTCTTTAGTTATCGAAGATGCCAAATTCACCATCCACAAAGGAGACTACGTAGGAATAGTAGGACCTAACGGGGGCGGAAAAACAACCCTGCTTTTAGCGTTACTCAACAGCATGCCAAAAACAAAAGGCAATATCCAGTTGTTTGGTCAAAACATCGAGTCTTTTTCACATTGGGAAAAAGTCGCGTACGTCCCCCAACATGCAGTAAATTTTGATTCTCAGTTTCCTTTGACAGTAAAAGAATTGGTGTCTTTGGGGCGAGTAAACCGAAAAAATCTGGGAAGACCTTTAAACAAATCTGATTGGGACTCAGTCAATGAAGCCCTTGAGTTCATGGGAATAACCCATGTCAAAAACAGAAGAATCGGTCAACTTTCAGGGGGACAAAAACAAAGGGTTTTTGTGGCCAAAGCATTGGTTAGAAACCCAGAAATTATCTTGTTAGACGAACCAATAGTTGGTGTTGATACTAAAACTCAAGAAAAATTTTTCAAAAAACTTAGCGACCTTAACCTCAAAAAGAACATAACCATACTTTTGGTGACTCACGATTTAACAGCAGTTTTTTGCCGAATGACCAAAGTAATGTGCATAAACAAACACGTCAACATTGCTGAAATAACTAAAAACTTGAAACCAGAAGAGGTCTTAAGAACAGTTTACGGCGAACACTTCCATTTTGTTTTCCACAAACATGAATGCGAGATGGACTCTGGCGATGAATGA
- a CDS encoding zinc ABC transporter substrate-binding protein — protein sequence MNKRQKIFVTGAIVLIIAVAAASTLFNQQKSTETDKLNIVATFYPLAFFAQEIGGEQASVKQLIPDNTEVHNWQPSTQDILAVEKADVLLYNGASLDHWFEEDILSVIDLSNKIIVETTDGAQLLETGHEDETHESGHEHEGIYDPHTWISPTMAKHQAENIYQALCQKDPDNTDYYTERWQILKSKFEELDNRYRTELGSKQKNEIFVSHSAFGYLADSYGFEQHGVIGISADEQPSASTYMNLVEMMLEHETYVVYVDPVYSGQSAQTLGTELQRLSGQEVQILKLYLMLGKIDNLNYFEQQEQNLVNLKIGLDV from the coding sequence TTGAACAAACGACAAAAAATATTTGTAACCGGAGCAATCGTGCTCATAATAGCAGTGGCAGCTGCTTCAACCTTATTCAACCAACAAAAAAGCACTGAAACAGACAAACTAAACATCGTGGCTACATTTTATCCATTGGCGTTTTTTGCTCAAGAAATCGGCGGAGAACAAGCAAGCGTCAAACAACTCATCCCTGATAACACAGAGGTACATAACTGGCAGCCTTCGACTCAAGACATTCTTGCTGTAGAAAAAGCTGATGTGCTACTGTATAATGGAGCGTCTCTTGATCACTGGTTTGAAGAAGACATTCTTTCGGTCATTGATTTAAGCAACAAAATAATTGTTGAAACAACCGATGGGGCACAGCTGCTTGAAACAGGTCACGAAGATGAAACCCATGAATCAGGCCACGAACATGAAGGAATTTATGATCCACACACCTGGATAAGTCCCACCATGGCAAAACATCAAGCTGAAAATATTTACCAAGCCCTTTGCCAAAAAGATCCAGACAACACTGATTATTACACAGAAAGATGGCAGATACTAAAATCCAAATTTGAAGAATTAGATAACCGTTACCGGACTGAACTTGGAAGTAAACAGAAAAACGAAATATTTGTTTCCCATTCTGCGTTTGGGTACCTTGCTGACAGTTACGGTTTTGAACAACATGGAGTCATCGGAATTTCTGCAGATGAACAACCAAGCGCTTCAACCTACATGAATCTAGTAGAAATGATGCTGGAACATGAAACATACGTAGTTTACGTGGATCCTGTTTATTCTGGACAATCTGCTCAAACCCTTGGAACTGAACTCCAAAGACTTTCTGGTCAAGAAGTGCAGATCCTAAAATTGTATCTCATGCTTGGGAAAATAGATAATTTAAACTATTTTGAACAACAAGAACAAAACTTAGTTAACTTAAAGATTGGATTAGACGTTTGA